In Helianthus annuus cultivar XRQ/B chromosome 3, HanXRQr2.0-SUNRISE, whole genome shotgun sequence, a single window of DNA contains:
- the LOC110916170 gene encoding probable receptor-like protein kinase At5g20050, which produces MEDRTANIITIASIINLTVLIIVSRIIFHLTEPFFLILGASLAAILATIGFYIIRRNNHSRRQQLETIIASEGKELRIEYSFLRKVAGLPTKFKFQELEEATDNWKSLIGKGGSATVYKGCLKDGTAVAVKRIQHGEDRGEKEFRSEIAAIASVQHVNLVRLIGYCIHTNNLHFLVYDFIPNGSLSNWIYAPLGSAANSRGGGCLTWSQRLKVAVDVAKALAYLHHDCRSKVLHLDVKPENILLDGSYNAIVSDFGISKLMRRDDSRIVTGMRGTRGYIAPEWLLGVGISEKSDVFSYGIVLFELISGRRSIKAIDVDAHGNKIRRRFEYFPKIITEKLKAGHIMETVDTRLMDLSQVDENEVKKLVHVALWCIQDKPRRRPSMTEVVKWLEGRVAVEEPPETKMIVVDLLSIAKGENGEDVGWQNRNKKKKPGVIARVASQLNGCLAPNVYSDTPGSKSFTYSMTMISPR; this is translated from the exons ATGGAGGATAGAACAGCAAACATAATCACCATTGCATCCATAATCAATCTAACAGTCCTCATCATTGTATCGAGAATCATCTTCCACCTCACCGAACCATTTTTCTTAATCCTGGGAGCCTCACTTGCTGCCATACTCGCCACAATCGGTTTCTACATCATCCGCCGCAACAACCACAGCCGACGCCAGCAGTTAGAGACCATTATCGCTTCCGAAGGCAAAGAACTCCGTATCGAGTACAGTTTTCTCCGAAAAGTGGCCGGACTTCCTACCAAATTCAAGTTCCAAGAACTCGAAGAAGCTACCGATAACTGGAAGTCCTTGATCGGTAAAGGCGGGTCCGCTACCGTTTACAAAGGTTGTTTAAAAGATGGAACCGCGGTTGCGGTTAAACGGATTCAACACGGAGAGGATAGAGGTGAAAAGGAGTTTAGATCAGAGATTGCAGCCATTGCTAGTGTACAACATGTAAACCTTGTGAGGTTGATTGGATACTGTATTCATACTAATAatcttcattttcttgtttatgaTTTTATTCCCAACGGTAGCTTATCCAACTGGATCTAtgctccgttgggatccgccgcGAACAGTCGCGGCGGCGGATGTTTGACTTGGAGTCAAAGGTTGAAAGTCGCGGTAGATGTAGCGAAAGCGCTAGCGTATCTACATCATGATTGTCGGTCGAAAGTGCTTCACCTTGATGTTAAACCGGAGAATATCCTCCTTGATGGAAGCTATAACGCGATTGTCTCGGATTTTGGAATCTCGAAGCTCATGAGGCGCGACGATAGCCGGATCGTCACTG GAATGAGAGGCACGCGGGGCTACATAGCTCCGGAATGGTTGCTAGGAGTGGGAATCTCAGAGAAATCTGACGTGTTTAGCTATGGAATCGTGTTATTCGAGCTCATTAGTGGTAGGAGGAGCATAAAGGCGATTGACGTGGACGCTCACGGCAACAAAATACGAAGAAGATTCGAGTACTTCCCGAAAATCATAACAGAGAAGTTAAAAGCAGGACACATCATGGAAACCGTAGATACGAGGCTGATGGATCTAAGTCAAGTTGATGAAAATGAAGTGAAGAAGCTAGTGCATGTTGCACTATGGTGCATACAAGACAAGCCGCGAAGGCGGCCAAGCATGACGGAGGTGGTGAAGTGGTTGGAAGGGCGGGTGGCGGTGGAGGAACCGCCGGAGACAAAGATGATTGTTGTTGATCTTTTGTCCATTGCAAAGGGTGAGAATGGGGAAGATGTTGGGTGGCAAAATCGTAATAAAAAGAAAAAGCCAGGGGTTATTGCTAGAGTAGCTTCTCAATTGAATGGGTGTTTGGCTCCAAACGTGTATTCGGATACACCCGGGTCAAAATCGTTTACATATTCAATGACAATGATTTCACCAAGATAG